From the Neobacillus sp. PS3-34 genome, the window CGTTAAAATTGCTCGCGGCGATGGGAAAGCTATTAAAGCTGCACCGTAGCCTTCGCGAACTTGCTGACAAGAAGACAGATATTGTTAAAAAGGGAGACATGGATGCCCTGACCCAGCTTTTGAAGGAAGAACAGGCTCATATTACTGCTATTTCCAAGCTTGAGAGTGAGCGGCAGAATCTTGCAGCGGCAATTGTGCCTGCAGTGGACAAGCCTTCCGTTTCAGATTGCTTAACTGTTCTTCATGGCGAGGAAAAAATCATGCTCGAACAAATGCGTTCAGAGTTGGTAGAAATCGTTTT encodes:
- a CDS encoding flagellar protein FlgN — encoded protein: MDSLKLLAAMGKLLKLHRSLRELADKKTDIVKKGDMDALTQLLKEEQAHITAISKLESERQNLAAAIVPAVDKPSVSDCLTVLHGEEKIMLEQMRSELVEIVFQIQQKNELNQQLIYQSLQFVNLSLDLIAPQPEEFNYGPPAGRVNEPGRSPGMFNSKA